The Zingiber officinale cultivar Zhangliang chromosome 9A, Zo_v1.1, whole genome shotgun sequence genome window below encodes:
- the LOC122019148 gene encoding G-type lectin S-receptor-like serine/threonine-protein kinase At4g27290 — MKSAVIACFLCLLLSTGFTSPSNAGDTLTPRRPISDDGSTLTSDGGRFQLGFFSPVAGSPDRYIGIWYNISARTVVWVANRGRPITGRSGHLSMSENGSLLLTDGRSSTIYWSSSSPALVEPEARLLESGNFVVMENGSDPSSSAAWQSFDHPTDTLLPGMKLGWNLSSGLNRNLTSWATSSDPSPGDYVAGIDVAGVPQLLVWSGTQQIWRGGPWNGIRFSGSPAMRPDNALTLHYQFTSNSDETVYWFYLESSTLLSRLVLNERGLLERFFWYDIGQLWVSLGASPNASRNPCNKRVSSCGANGVCSPHAPTCTCLQGFRPKNRRTWEDGCERELPEADCRSRTDTFVMMNNTKLPDTSKATANRSTASLDMCRDWCLTNCSCTAYAASNLSSNVSGCLIWTSDLYDLTLYDNEDPGQDLYVRQVESRPLNKGLSTNSLLRRASALIIVSVILVAFLLSLLSCWIWRRKKRSLYCDEEETEGKDLDLPLFDLNTIAEATNNFSVNNKLGQGGFGPVYKGRLVEGQEIAVKRLSKTSSQGVDEFKNEVMLIAKLQHRNLVRLLGCCIQGGERILVYEYMPNGSLDAFLFDEAKRALLDWKKCRNIILGIARGLLYLHQDSRLRIIHRDLKASNVLLDKELMPKISDFGMARIFGGEDTEANTRRVVGTYGYMSPEYAMDGIFSVKSDVFSFGVLLLEIITGRKNRGVYHSTLQLNLLGHIWSLWKEGKVMELVNQSIDHSSSAAEILHCIKIALLCVQERPGDRPTMYSVLKMLDNDNIVEIEPSQPGFIDFRGPLDQTNSSIREQDLSLNYASMTMPQGR, encoded by the exons ATGAAGAGCGCCGTTATTGCTTGCTTCCTCTGCTTGCTACTCTCTACTGGGTTTACTTCCCCCTCCAACGCCGGCGACACGTTAACGCCACGACGGCCCATCTCCGACGATGGAAGTACCTTGACCTCGGACGGCGGCAGGTTCCAATTGGGCTTCTTTAGCCCCGTCGCCGGTTCCCCCGACCGCTACATCGGCATTTGGTACAACATCTCCGCCCGCACCGTCGTATGGGTCGCCAACCGCGGCAGACCGATCACCGGCCGCTCCGGCCACCTCTCCATGTCGGAAAACGGAAGTCTCCTCCTCACCGACGGAAGAAGCTCCACCATCTACTGGTCCTCGAGCTCGCCGGCTTTGGTGGAACCCGAAGCGCGACTCCTGGAGAGCGGTAACTTCGTCGTCATGGAGAACGGAAGCGACCCCAGCAGCTCAGCCGCGTGGCAGAGCTTCGACCACCCTACTGACACGCTCCTCCCAGGGATGAAGCTTGGGTGGAACCTCAGCAGCGGACTGAACCGCAACCTCACCTCGTGGGCGACCTCCAGCGATCCGTCTCCAGGAGACTACGTGGCGGGCATCGACGTGGCCGGCGTACCCCAGCTGTTGGTGTGGTCCGGGACGCAGCAGATCTGGCGCGGCGGCCCGTGGAACGGCATCCGCTTCAGCGGCAGCCCGGCGATGAGGCCGGACAACGCCCTAACTCTGCATTACCAGTTCACATCAAACTCCGACGAGACCGTCTACTGGTTCTACCTGGAAAGCTCCACCCTCTTGTCGAGATTAGTCCTCAACGAAAGGGGCCTCCTCGAGCGATTCTTCTGGTACGACATCGGACAACTCTGGGTGTCCCTCGGCGCCTCGCCCAACGCCAGCAGGAACCCGTGCAACAAGCGAGTGTCCTCCTGCGGCGCCAACGGCGTCTGCAGCCCCCATGCGCCGACCTGCACGTGCCTCCAGGGGTTTCGCCCCAAGAATCGGCGAACCTGGGAAGACGGGTGCGAGAGAGAGCTCCCGGAGGCCGACTGCCGGAGCAGGACCGACACCTTTGTCATGATGAACAACACCAAGCTTCCGGACACGTCAAAGGCGACGGCAAACCGGAGCACGGCGAGTCTGGACATGTGCAGGGACTGGTGCTTGACGAACTGCTCTTGCACTGCTTATGCCGCTTCTAACCTCAGCAGCAATGTCAGTGGATGCCTGATCTGGACATCGGACCTCTACGATCTCACGCTATACGACAACGAAGATCCAGGACAGGATCTCTATGTTCGACAAGTAGAATCAAGACCTTTGAACAAAG GATTATCGACCAATTCTCTCCTCCGGAGAGCATCAGCATTGATCATTGTTTCAGTAATACTCGTGGCTTTTCTCCTTTCACTTTTGTCGTGCTGGATTtggagaagaaagaagagaa GTCTGTATTGTGATGAGGAAGAGACTGAAGGAAAGGACTTGGATTTGCCGTTATTTGATTTGAACACGATTGCTGAAGCGACTAACAACTTCTCGGTGAACAATAAGCTTGGCCAAGGGGGGTTTGGGCCTGTATATAAG GGGAGGCTGGTTGAAGGACAAGAAATAGCTGTGAAAAGGCTATCCAAAACATCATCGCAAGGCGTCGACGAGTTTAAGAATGAGGTCATGCTGATTGCTAAGTTGCAACATCGAAATCTCGTTCGACTTCTTGGTTGTTGCATTCAAGGAGGAGAAAGGATCTTGGTCTATGAGTACATGCCCAATGGAAGCTTGGATGCTTTTCTATTTG ATGAAGCTAAAAGGGCATTGTTGGATTGGAAAAAGTGTCGAAACATTATACTTGGGATTGCTCGAGGACTTCTTTACCTTCATCAAGATTCTAGACTTAGAATTATTCATAGAGACCTAAAAGCTAGTAATGTTCTTCTTGATAAAGAACTGATGCCCAAAATATCAGATTTTGGTATGGCGAGGATTTTTGGAGGAGAGGATACAGAAGCAAATACGAGGAGAGTTGTTGGAACATA TGGTTACATGTCACCTGAATATGCAATGGATGGAATCTTTTCGGTTAAGTCGGATGTATTTAGTTTCGGAGTTTTGCTACTTGAGATCATAACCGGTAGGAAGAATCGAGGAGTTTATCACTCTACCCTACAATTAAATCTTCTTGGCCAT ATATGGAGTTTATGGAAAGAAGGTAAAGTTATGGAATTAGTTAACCAATCTATTGATCATTCATCATCGGCAGCTGAGATTCTTCATTGCATAAAAATTGCTCTTTTATGTGTTCAAGAGCGACCCGGAGATAGACCGACAATGTATTCAGTATTGAAAATGTTAGATAACGATAATATTGTAGAAATTGaacctagtcaacctggattCATCGACTTTAGAGGCCCCCTTGATCAGACTAATTCATCAATAAGAGAACAAGATTTGTCACTCAACTATGCTTCTATGACAATGCCACAAGGTCGATAG